In one Cryptosporangium minutisporangium genomic region, the following are encoded:
- a CDS encoding ribonuclease J — protein sequence MTIPAPLGPPPPLPAGGLRVLPLGGLGAIGRNMTVFEAEGRLLIVDCGVLFPEADQPGVDLILPDFTPIADRLGDVEAIVLTHGHEDHIGGVPYLLRLKPDIPLVGSRFTLALIEAKLREHRIEPYSLTVREGQAEQLGPFGCEFFAVNHSIPDALAVAIRTPAGTVLHTGDFKMDQLPLDGRLTDLGGFHRIGREGVDLLLSDSTNAEVPGFVTAEREIGPVLDDLFRNATKRIIVASFASHVHRVQQVLDAAHAHGRRVAFVGRSMVRNMGVARDLKLLRIPEGLVVSLDDAASLPPTQVVFMSTGSQGEPMSALGRMASRDHRHITIEPGDTIILASSLVPGNESAVYRVINGLARWGANVIHKEVAKVHVSGHAPAGELLYLLNAVRPRNFMPVHGEWRHLQAHARLAGQTGVPDDRIVMCADGDVVDLVDGVARITGHVENHYVYVDGLAVGDVGETALTERRILGDEGFIAVTVVVDEATGKVVGGPFVAARGFADDPTAFDPVLPLIEQALDAAAADGVIEPRQLQQTVRRTVGRWVSDTYRRRPMIVPTVLEV from the coding sequence ATGACGATTCCGGCGCCGCTGGGCCCACCGCCGCCGCTTCCGGCCGGCGGACTGCGCGTCCTCCCGCTCGGCGGCCTGGGTGCGATCGGCCGCAACATGACGGTGTTCGAGGCCGAGGGACGGCTGCTGATCGTCGACTGCGGCGTCCTGTTCCCGGAGGCCGACCAGCCCGGCGTCGACCTGATCCTGCCGGACTTCACGCCGATCGCCGACCGCCTGGGCGACGTCGAGGCGATCGTCCTCACGCACGGGCACGAGGACCACATCGGCGGCGTGCCGTACCTGTTGCGCCTCAAGCCGGACATCCCGCTGGTCGGCTCCCGGTTCACGCTGGCGCTGATCGAAGCCAAGCTTCGTGAGCACCGCATCGAGCCGTACAGCCTGACCGTGCGGGAGGGCCAGGCCGAGCAGCTCGGGCCGTTCGGATGCGAGTTCTTCGCGGTCAACCACTCGATCCCGGACGCGCTGGCGGTGGCGATCCGGACACCGGCCGGCACCGTGCTGCACACCGGCGACTTCAAGATGGACCAGCTGCCGCTGGACGGCCGGCTGACCGACCTCGGCGGGTTCCACCGGATCGGACGCGAGGGCGTCGATCTCCTGCTCTCCGACTCGACGAACGCCGAGGTGCCGGGTTTCGTCACCGCGGAGCGCGAGATCGGTCCGGTCCTCGACGACCTCTTCCGGAACGCCACCAAGCGCATCATCGTGGCGAGCTTCGCGTCGCACGTGCACCGCGTCCAGCAGGTGCTCGACGCCGCACACGCGCACGGTCGGCGGGTCGCGTTCGTCGGGCGGTCGATGGTGCGCAACATGGGCGTCGCCCGGGACCTGAAGCTGCTCCGCATTCCGGAGGGTCTGGTCGTCTCGCTCGACGACGCGGCCAGCCTGCCGCCGACCCAGGTCGTCTTCATGTCGACCGGATCCCAGGGCGAGCCGATGAGCGCGCTCGGAAGGATGGCGTCCCGCGATCACCGGCACATCACGATCGAGCCGGGCGACACGATCATCCTGGCGTCGTCGCTGGTGCCGGGCAATGAGAGCGCGGTGTACCGGGTCATCAACGGGCTGGCGCGGTGGGGCGCGAACGTGATCCACAAAGAGGTCGCGAAGGTACACGTCTCCGGGCACGCACCCGCGGGGGAGTTGCTGTACCTGCTGAACGCGGTGCGACCGCGGAACTTCATGCCGGTGCACGGCGAGTGGCGTCACCTGCAGGCGCACGCCCGGCTCGCAGGACAGACCGGGGTGCCGGACGACCGGATCGTGATGTGCGCCGACGGCGACGTCGTGGACCTCGTGGACGGCGTCGCGCGGATCACCGGGCACGTCGAGAACCACTACGTGTACGTGGACGGCTTGGCGGTCGGCGACGTCGGTGAGACCGCGCTGACCGAGCGTCGGATCCTCGGGGACGAGGGCTTCATCGCGGTCACCGTGGTGGTGGACGAGGCCACCGGCAAGGTGGTGGGTGGCCCCTTCGTCGCTGCCCGCGGATTCGCCGACGACCCGACGGCGTTCGACCCGGTGCTGCCGTTGATCGAGCAGGCGCTGGACGCCGCCGCGGCC
- a CDS encoding polyribonucleotide nucleotidyltransferase gives MSEHPVTEVVATIDNGSHPSREIRFTTGRLARQAAGSVTAQLGDTMVLSATTASKSPKEHFDFFPLTVDVEERMYAAGRIPGSFFRREGRPSEDAILTCRLIDRPLRPTFVKGLRNEVQVVVTVMSLDPDTLYDVVAINAASLSTQLAGLPFNGPIGATRMAFVNGDWIAFPTHTELATATFDMVVAGRVTEAGEVAIMMVEAEATEGTVALIAGGAPAPTEEVVAAGLEAAKPAIRRLVEAQAEVAAKAAKPTAEFPVFLDYQDDVFEAVSAAVTTELDAALRIAGKQEREAELDRVKLLAVERVGGQFEGREKEVGGALKALTKKLIRQRVLRDKVRIDGRGLTDIRTLSAEVEVLPRVHGSALFERGETQILGVTTLNMLRMEQQLDTLAPETRKRYMHNYNFPPYSTGETGRVGSPKRREIGHGALAERALVPVLPSREEFPYAIRQVSEALGSNGSTSMGSVCASTMSLLNAGVPLKAPVAGIAMGLISDTVDGKTEYVALTDILGAEDAYGDMDFKVAGTKEFVTALQLDTKLDGIPSEVLAGALTQAKDARLTILEVMMEAIDGPDEMSPFAPRVTTVTIPVDKIGAVIGPKGQMINSIQDDTGADITIEDDGTIYVGASDGPSAQAAVDRINAIANPTMPKIGERYLGTVVKTAAFGAFVSLVPGKDGLVHISKLGNGKRINKVEDVVKVGDKIQVEITDIDARGKISLVPVREDAPAAAAPADAPADADATPAATS, from the coding sequence ATGTCAGAACACCCCGTGACCGAAGTCGTCGCGACCATCGACAACGGCTCGCACCCGTCCCGGGAGATCCGGTTCACCACCGGTCGGCTCGCCCGCCAGGCCGCCGGCTCGGTGACCGCCCAGCTGGGCGACACCATGGTGCTCTCCGCGACCACCGCGTCGAAGAGCCCGAAGGAGCACTTCGACTTCTTCCCGCTCACCGTCGACGTCGAGGAGCGGATGTACGCCGCGGGCCGCATCCCCGGCTCGTTCTTCCGCCGTGAGGGCCGGCCCAGCGAGGACGCGATCCTCACCTGCCGGCTGATCGACCGCCCGCTGCGCCCGACGTTCGTCAAGGGCCTGCGCAACGAGGTCCAGGTCGTCGTGACGGTCATGTCGCTCGACCCCGACACGCTCTACGACGTCGTCGCGATCAACGCCGCGTCGCTCTCCACCCAGCTCGCGGGCCTGCCGTTCAACGGCCCGATCGGCGCGACCCGGATGGCGTTCGTCAACGGCGACTGGATCGCGTTCCCGACCCACACCGAGCTCGCGACCGCCACGTTCGACATGGTCGTCGCCGGCCGCGTCACCGAGGCGGGCGAGGTCGCGATCATGATGGTCGAGGCCGAGGCCACCGAGGGCACCGTCGCGCTGATCGCCGGTGGCGCGCCCGCGCCGACCGAGGAGGTCGTCGCCGCCGGTCTGGAGGCCGCCAAGCCGGCCATCCGCCGCCTGGTCGAGGCGCAGGCCGAGGTGGCCGCCAAGGCCGCCAAGCCGACCGCCGAGTTCCCGGTCTTCCTGGACTACCAGGACGACGTGTTCGAGGCCGTCTCCGCGGCCGTCACCACCGAGCTGGACGCCGCGCTGCGGATCGCAGGCAAGCAGGAGCGCGAGGCCGAGCTGGATCGGGTCAAGCTGCTCGCGGTCGAGCGGGTCGGCGGTCAGTTCGAGGGCCGCGAGAAGGAGGTCGGCGGCGCGCTCAAGGCGCTGACCAAGAAGCTCATCCGCCAGCGGGTGCTGCGCGACAAGGTCCGCATCGACGGCCGTGGGCTCACCGACATCCGGACCCTCTCGGCCGAGGTCGAGGTGCTCCCGCGGGTGCACGGGTCGGCGCTGTTCGAGCGCGGCGAGACCCAGATCCTCGGCGTCACCACGCTGAACATGCTTCGGATGGAGCAGCAGCTGGACACGCTCGCGCCCGAGACGCGCAAGCGGTACATGCACAACTACAACTTCCCGCCGTACTCGACCGGTGAGACCGGCCGGGTGGGCTCGCCGAAGCGCCGCGAGATCGGTCACGGTGCGCTGGCCGAGCGGGCGCTGGTGCCGGTGCTGCCGAGCCGCGAGGAGTTCCCCTACGCGATCCGGCAGGTCTCCGAGGCGCTCGGCTCGAACGGCTCGACGTCGATGGGGTCGGTCTGCGCCTCCACGATGTCGCTGCTCAACGCCGGTGTGCCGCTGAAGGCGCCGGTCGCGGGCATCGCGATGGGCCTGATCAGCGACACCGTCGACGGGAAGACCGAGTACGTCGCGCTGACCGACATCCTCGGTGCCGAGGACGCCTACGGCGACATGGACTTCAAGGTCGCCGGCACCAAGGAGTTCGTCACCGCGCTCCAGCTCGACACCAAGCTCGACGGCATCCCCTCCGAGGTGCTCGCGGGTGCGCTCACCCAGGCCAAGGACGCCCGCCTCACCATCCTCGAGGTGATGATGGAGGCGATCGACGGCCCGGACGAGATGAGCCCGTTCGCGCCGCGCGTCACCACCGTGACGATCCCGGTCGACAAGATCGGCGCGGTCATCGGCCCCAAGGGCCAGATGATCAACTCGATCCAGGACGACACCGGCGCCGACATCACGATCGAGGACGACGGCACGATCTACGTCGGCGCCTCGGACGGCCCGTCGGCGCAGGCGGCGGTCGACCGGATCAACGCGATCGCGAACCCGACCATGCCGAAGATCGGCGAGCGGTACCTCGGCACGGTCGTCAAGACCGCGGCGTTCGGTGCGTTCGTCTCGCTGGTCCCCGGCAAGGACGGCCTGGTCCACATCTCGAAGCTGGGCAACGGCAAGCGGATCAACAAGGTCGAGGACGTCGTCAAGGTCGGCGACAAGATCCAGGTCGAGATCACCGACATCGACGCCCGGGGCAAGATCAGCCTGGTGCCGGTGCGGGAGGACGCCCCTGCGGCGGCCGCCCCGGCCGACGCGCCCGCGGACGCCGACGCCACCCCGGCCGCGACGTCGTGA
- a CDS encoding GNAT family N-acetyltransferase, whose amino-acid sequence MVDAFVRAARADDAAAVARVQLATWRTAYAAVIPASVLDALDEDDVAAQWRSAIVEPPTPRHRLYVAYEGATTVGFAAIGPAAGEDLVGPGYESTAPTPVGEWDATALLVNTLLVEPRWGRRGHGSRLLAAVVDVARDEGFTRALTWALEADGATRSFLESTGWASDGVGRVLDMDGTEVAEIRLVTDLAPAD is encoded by the coding sequence ATGGTCGACGCGTTCGTACGGGCGGCGCGGGCGGACGATGCCGCCGCGGTGGCCCGCGTCCAGCTCGCCACCTGGCGGACCGCCTACGCCGCGGTGATCCCGGCATCCGTCCTCGACGCGCTGGACGAGGACGACGTGGCGGCCCAGTGGCGCTCGGCGATCGTCGAACCGCCGACCCCGCGGCACCGGCTGTACGTCGCGTACGAGGGAGCGACCACGGTCGGGTTCGCCGCGATCGGGCCTGCGGCGGGCGAGGATCTCGTCGGCCCCGGGTACGAGTCCACGGCGCCGACGCCGGTCGGCGAGTGGGACGCGACCGCGCTGCTGGTCAACACGCTGCTCGTCGAGCCGCGCTGGGGACGGCGCGGCCACGGCAGCCGCCTGCTCGCGGCGGTCGTCGACGTCGCGCGCGACGAGGGATTCACCCGGGCGCTGACTTGGGCGCTGGAGGCCGACGGCGCCACCCGCTCCTTCCTGGAGTCGACCGGGTGGGCGTCGGACGGCGTCGGCCGAGTCCTGGACATGGACGGCACCGAGGTCGCCGAGATCCGGCTGGTCACCGACCTAGCCCCCGCCGACTGA
- a CDS encoding DUF2752 domain-containing protein produces the protein MLEQAGAPGSLAPAGAPVPPPHPDGAYAPAGQGQHAGDPSAWNYTPPSRIERLATAAWSKPSWLAPLAILGCVGAAGTYVLNNDPTDARLDPVGPCAFKLMTGLDCPGCGGTRMVWYLLHGDVVQAFRHHLVALIAIPILAWAYVVFAAKRLFGVRLPSKRIPLVAILGYLVFWVVFAVLRNLPWAPFSWFFVS, from the coding sequence ATGCTCGAGCAAGCCGGAGCGCCGGGTTCGTTGGCGCCGGCCGGGGCGCCGGTACCGCCGCCGCACCCCGACGGCGCATACGCCCCCGCTGGGCAGGGCCAGCACGCTGGTGACCCGTCTGCATGGAACTACACCCCGCCGAGCCGGATCGAGCGACTGGCGACGGCGGCGTGGTCCAAGCCGTCCTGGCTGGCTCCGCTGGCGATCCTCGGCTGCGTGGGCGCGGCCGGCACGTACGTCCTGAACAACGACCCCACCGACGCGCGGCTCGACCCGGTCGGTCCGTGTGCGTTCAAGCTGATGACCGGGCTCGACTGCCCGGGCTGCGGCGGCACCCGGATGGTCTGGTACCTCCTGCACGGCGACGTCGTGCAGGCCTTCCGCCACCACCTCGTCGCCCTGATCGCGATCCCGATCCTCGCCTGGGCGTACGTGGTCTTCGCCGCCAAGCGCCTGTTCGGCGTCCGGCTGCCGAGCAAGCGGATCCCGCTCGTCGCGATCCTCGGCTACCTCGTCTTCTGGGTGGTGTTCGCGGTGCTGCGCAACCTGCCGTGGGCGCCGTTCTCCTGGTTCTTCGTATCCTGA
- a CDS encoding M16 family metallopeptidase yields the protein MTSRGQSARRAAQNNPTGAPASAGAPVGPVDVQYGGTVRRTVLPNGLRIVTETMPTVRSVSFGIWVGIGSRDETPRLAGASHFLEHLLFKGTRRRSAWDISAQIEAVGGDTNAFTAKEYTCYYARVLDSDLPLAVDVVCDMLTSSLVTASDLEVERQVILEEIAMHDDEPSDVVHDLFTTALYGDHPLGRPVIGTTESITAMNRAQVAGFYRRRYTPPQLVVSAAGNLDHDETVRLVAAAFDAASRELPGGEPVAPRRGPVVRPERPTLAVRAKETEQAHLVLGVPALDRHDERRFALGVLDQAFGGGMSSRLFQEIREQRGLAYSVYSYDTQYADAGLFGIYAGCAPRRAADVLDLMRSELDRVATSGLTDEEVGRGKGMLRGATVLGLEDTGSRMSRIGKAELLYGNILSIDEVLARIDAVTPEDVRALAADLFTGPLSLGVVGPFAETDFDGFDLGGSSGSSRAAARRPSTTTTEGRA from the coding sequence GTGACGTCTCGCGGGCAGTCCGCCCGCAGGGCGGCTCAGAACAACCCCACGGGGGCCCCGGCCAGCGCCGGGGCCCCCGTGGGCCCTGTCGACGTTCAGTACGGCGGCACCGTGCGCCGCACGGTCCTTCCGAACGGACTGCGCATCGTGACCGAGACGATGCCGACGGTCCGCAGCGTCTCGTTCGGCATCTGGGTCGGCATCGGATCCCGGGACGAGACCCCGCGCCTCGCCGGTGCGTCGCACTTCCTCGAGCACCTGCTGTTCAAGGGCACGCGTCGGCGCAGCGCCTGGGACATCTCCGCGCAGATCGAGGCCGTCGGCGGTGACACCAACGCGTTCACCGCGAAGGAGTACACCTGCTACTACGCGCGGGTGCTCGACAGCGACCTCCCGCTCGCGGTCGACGTCGTCTGCGACATGCTGACCTCCTCCCTGGTCACCGCGTCCGACCTCGAGGTCGAACGCCAGGTGATCCTGGAGGAGATCGCGATGCACGACGACGAGCCCAGCGACGTGGTGCACGACCTGTTCACCACCGCGCTCTACGGTGACCACCCGCTCGGCCGTCCGGTGATCGGCACCACCGAGTCGATCACCGCGATGAACCGCGCCCAGGTCGCCGGGTTCTACCGGCGCCGGTACACGCCGCCGCAGCTGGTGGTCTCCGCCGCGGGCAACCTCGACCACGACGAGACCGTGCGGCTGGTCGCGGCGGCGTTCGACGCGGCGAGCAGGGAGCTGCCCGGGGGCGAACCGGTCGCGCCGCGTCGGGGGCCCGTGGTGCGCCCGGAGCGACCGACGCTGGCGGTGCGCGCGAAGGAGACCGAGCAGGCGCACCTGGTGCTTGGCGTGCCGGCGCTGGACCGGCACGACGAGCGGCGGTTCGCGCTCGGCGTCCTCGACCAGGCGTTCGGCGGCGGGATGAGCAGCCGGCTGTTCCAGGAGATCCGGGAGCAGCGCGGCCTGGCCTACTCGGTCTACTCGTACGACACCCAGTACGCCGATGCGGGGCTGTTCGGCATCTACGCGGGCTGTGCCCCGCGCCGGGCCGCTGACGTGCTGGACCTGATGCGGTCCGAGCTCGACCGGGTCGCGACGTCCGGCCTCACCGACGAGGAGGTCGGGCGGGGCAAGGGCATGCTGCGCGGTGCGACCGTGCTCGGCCTGGAGGACACCGGCTCCCGAATGAGCCGGATCGGCAAGGCCGAGCTGCTGTACGGCAACATCCTCTCGATCGACGAGGTGCTGGCCCGCATCGACGCGGTGACGCCGGAGGACGTGCGGGCGCTCGCCGCCGACCTGTTCACCGGGCCGCTCTCGCTGGGCGTCGTCGGGCCGTTCGCGGAGACCGACTTCGACGGGTTCGATCTGGGCGGCAGCTCCGGGAGTTCCCGGGCCGCGGCCCGACGGCCGAGCACCACCACCACGGAAGGACGGGCGTAG
- a CDS encoding winged helix-turn-helix domain-containing protein, whose amino-acid sequence MSSTLPAARRPGPTQTLSAAEARRVALAAQGFADPRPTGRPGARALRRVLDRVGLFQIDSVNVLVRSHYLPLFSRLGSYPVEMLERAAYSPGRQLFEYWAHEASLVPVEVQPLLRWRMDQAADNSWGGMRRIAAEKPDLVAKVRATIAERGPLTAGELEAENGPRAPRSGPWWDWRESKLALEYLFWAGEVSTFDRRNFERRYDLTERVLPPEVIATPTPEPAVAYRELIRLSARSLGVATEPDLRDYFRLKPQQSKPAVAELVEEGALVPVTVEGWRDVAYLAADARMPRRVGATALLSPFDSLVWFRPRAERLFDFHYRLEIYTPAERRVYGYYVLPFLFRGQLVGRVDLKADRAAGVLRVPGAFAEPAVLATPLVPTGDGEEPVRGASARRRAFTAEAVAALAVELRALAAWLGLDGVEVGPNGDLAAPLSAALLTE is encoded by the coding sequence GTGAGCAGCACCTTGCCGGCCGCGCGCCGGCCGGGCCCCACCCAGACCTTGTCGGCGGCCGAGGCGCGGCGCGTCGCCCTGGCGGCCCAGGGCTTCGCCGACCCGCGGCCGACCGGCCGTCCCGGTGCCCGGGCGCTGCGCCGGGTGCTCGATCGCGTCGGGCTGTTCCAGATCGATTCGGTGAACGTGCTGGTCCGCTCCCACTACCTCCCGCTCTTCAGCCGGCTGGGCAGCTATCCGGTCGAGATGCTCGAGCGAGCCGCCTACTCCCCGGGCCGGCAGCTGTTCGAGTACTGGGCGCACGAGGCTTCGCTGGTTCCGGTCGAGGTCCAGCCGCTGTTGCGCTGGCGGATGGACCAGGCGGCCGACAATTCCTGGGGCGGCATGCGCCGGATCGCCGCGGAGAAGCCGGACCTGGTCGCGAAGGTGCGGGCGACGATCGCCGAGCGCGGTCCGCTCACGGCGGGGGAGCTGGAGGCCGAGAACGGCCCCCGGGCGCCGCGCTCCGGGCCGTGGTGGGACTGGCGGGAGAGCAAGCTCGCGCTGGAGTACCTGTTCTGGGCGGGCGAGGTCAGCACGTTCGACCGCCGGAACTTCGAGCGTCGGTACGACCTCACCGAGCGGGTGCTGCCGCCGGAGGTGATCGCGACACCGACGCCCGAGCCGGCGGTCGCGTACCGGGAGCTGATCCGGCTCTCCGCTCGTTCGTTGGGCGTCGCGACCGAGCCCGACCTGCGCGACTACTTCCGGCTCAAGCCGCAGCAGTCGAAGCCGGCCGTCGCCGAACTGGTCGAGGAGGGCGCGCTGGTCCCGGTCACGGTCGAGGGCTGGCGGGACGTGGCGTACCTCGCCGCGGACGCTCGGATGCCGCGCCGGGTGGGCGCGACCGCGCTGCTCTCGCCGTTCGACTCGCTGGTCTGGTTCCGGCCCCGTGCCGAGCGGCTGTTCGACTTCCACTACCGGCTGGAGATCTACACCCCGGCCGAGCGTCGGGTCTACGGCTACTACGTGCTGCCGTTCCTGTTCCGTGGGCAACTCGTCGGCCGGGTCGACCTGAAAGCCGATCGAGCGGCCGGCGTGCTGCGGGTGCCTGGCGCGTTCGCCGAACCAGCGGTGTTGGCCACGCCGCTGGTACCCACCGGCGACGGAGAGGAGCCGGTGCGGGGCGCTTCGGCCCGGCGGCGGGCGTTCACGGCCGAGGCGGTGGCGGCGCTCGCCGTCGAGTTGCGTGCGCTCGCGGCTTGGCTCGGGTTGGACGGGGTCGAGGTCGGGCCCAACGGCGACCTCGCAGCGCCCCTCAGCGCCGCCCTGCTGACCGAGTGA
- the thyX gene encoding FAD-dependent thymidylate synthase has translation MAEIVPLTVRAIAWTHFEPPADVDWSTDAEGGEALAEFAGRACYQSWSKPNPATATNAGYLRHILDVGHLSVLEHGSVTFYLTGVSRSLTHELIRHRHFSYSQLSQRYVPERDAAMVEPDIIAADPELHEAFTKAAEASVAAYTTLLEGLEKKFAEEGATNRTLARKQARQAARSVLPNATETRIVVTGNYRAWRHFIAMRATEHADVEIRALAVACLRELQRIAANAFADFTIDALPDGTEVATSPLVTEG, from the coding sequence GTGGCCGAGATCGTGCCGCTGACTGTCCGCGCGATCGCCTGGACGCACTTCGAGCCCCCCGCCGACGTCGACTGGTCGACCGACGCCGAGGGCGGTGAAGCGCTCGCCGAGTTCGCCGGCCGGGCCTGCTACCAGTCGTGGAGCAAGCCGAACCCGGCCACCGCGACGAATGCGGGGTACCTCCGGCACATCCTGGACGTCGGCCACCTGTCGGTGCTCGAGCACGGCAGCGTGACGTTCTACCTGACCGGCGTCTCCCGGTCGCTGACCCACGAGCTGATCCGGCACCGGCACTTCTCGTACAGCCAGCTCTCCCAGCGGTACGTCCCGGAGCGGGACGCGGCGATGGTCGAGCCGGACATCATCGCGGCCGACCCGGAGCTGCACGAGGCGTTCACCAAGGCCGCGGAGGCCAGTGTCGCGGCCTACACGACGCTGCTCGAAGGCCTGGAGAAGAAGTTCGCCGAGGAGGGCGCGACCAACCGGACGCTCGCCCGCAAGCAGGCCCGCCAGGCCGCCCGGTCGGTGCTGCCGAACGCGACCGAGACCCGGATCGTCGTCACCGGCAACTACCGTGCGTGGCGGCACTTCATCGCGATGCGCGCCACCGAGCACGCCGACGTGGAGATCCGTGCGCTCGCCGTCGCGTGCCTGCGGGAGCTGCAGCGCATCGCGGCGAACGCCTTCGCCGACTTCACGATCGACGCCCTCCCGGACGGCACGGAAGTAGCGACCAGCCCCTTGGTCACCGAGGGCTGA
- the dapA gene encoding 4-hydroxy-tetrahydrodipicolinate synthase, with the protein MSAEPRRPFGRVLTAMVTPFTADGSLDLDGAQKVAEHLVDVAGNDGLVVNGTTGEAPTMTDAEKESVLRAVIEAVGDRATIVAGAGNNDTNHSVELARTAEKAGAHGLLVVSPYYNKPPQSGLVRHVRTIADSAGLPVMLYDIPHRTGVAFATETLIALAEHPRVVAVKDAKGDLAASAEVIAGSDLAFYSGDDILTLPLLSVGAVGVVSVTGHLVAPRIRAMIDAYERGDVAEARALHQGMLPVDIGVFRTQAAILTKAAYHLLGLPAGSVRSPLVDATAEQIAILRDDLARGGVELADEEAA; encoded by the coding sequence ATGAGCGCCGAACCACGGCGGCCGTTCGGCCGCGTTCTCACCGCCATGGTCACGCCCTTCACGGCGGACGGATCGCTCGACCTCGACGGCGCGCAGAAAGTGGCCGAGCACCTCGTCGACGTGGCCGGTAACGACGGTCTGGTGGTCAACGGCACCACCGGCGAAGCACCGACGATGACCGACGCCGAGAAGGAGTCGGTCCTCCGCGCGGTCATCGAGGCCGTGGGCGACCGGGCGACGATCGTCGCCGGGGCGGGCAACAACGACACCAACCACTCGGTGGAGCTCGCCCGTACCGCAGAGAAGGCGGGTGCCCACGGGCTCCTCGTCGTCTCCCCGTACTACAACAAGCCGCCGCAGTCGGGTCTCGTCCGGCACGTCCGGACGATCGCGGACTCGGCCGGCCTTCCGGTGATGCTCTACGACATCCCGCACCGCACCGGCGTGGCGTTCGCCACCGAGACGCTGATCGCGCTCGCCGAGCACCCGCGCGTCGTCGCGGTCAAGGACGCCAAGGGCGACCTGGCCGCCAGCGCCGAGGTGATCGCCGGCTCCGACCTCGCGTTCTACAGCGGAGACGACATCCTCACGCTGCCGCTGCTCTCGGTCGGCGCGGTCGGGGTCGTGAGCGTCACCGGTCACCTGGTCGCGCCCCGGATCCGCGCGATGATCGACGCGTACGAGCGCGGCGACGTCGCCGAGGCACGCGCGCTCCACCAGGGCATGCTGCCGGTCGACATCGGGGTGTTCCGCACTCAGGCGGCGATCCTCACGAAGGCCGCCTACCACCTGCTCGGCCTGCCTGCCGGGTCCGTGCGATCGCCGCTGGTGGACGCGACCGCTGAACAGATCGCGATACTCCGCGACGATCTCGCCCGTGGTGGCGTGGAACTGGCCGACGAGGAGGCTGCATGA
- the dapB gene encoding 4-hydroxy-tetrahydrodipicolinate reductase: MGTTRVGVIGARGRMGVQAVRAITAADDLELAAEVGSADPLSVLTDAGAQVVVEFTRPDAVLENVRWCVERGLHVVTGTTGFTPERLDVVRGWLAAAPGVGVAVVPNFALGAVLMMRFAELAARWFESVEIVELHHPQKVDAPSGTARLTAERIAAARASAGLGDLPDATTDEVQGARGATIDGIPVHAVRARGLVAHQEVLFGGAGETLTIRHDSFDRVSFMPGLLLAVRRVADRPGLTVGLDPLLDA, encoded by the coding sequence GTGGGAACGACGCGGGTCGGCGTGATCGGGGCGCGCGGGCGGATGGGCGTCCAGGCGGTCCGGGCGATCACCGCCGCCGACGATCTGGAGCTGGCGGCCGAGGTCGGCTCCGCTGATCCGCTCAGCGTGCTGACCGACGCCGGTGCCCAGGTGGTCGTCGAGTTCACCCGCCCGGACGCGGTCCTGGAGAACGTGCGGTGGTGCGTGGAGCGCGGGCTGCACGTCGTCACGGGTACGACGGGGTTCACGCCGGAGCGCCTGGACGTCGTCCGGGGCTGGCTGGCGGCGGCACCCGGGGTCGGGGTGGCGGTGGTACCGAACTTCGCGCTCGGTGCGGTGCTGATGATGCGGTTCGCGGAGCTGGCGGCTCGCTGGTTCGAGTCGGTCGAGATCGTCGAGCTGCACCACCCGCAGAAGGTGGACGCGCCGAGCGGCACCGCCCGGCTGACCGCCGAGCGGATCGCCGCCGCGCGGGCTTCCGCTGGTCTCGGTGACCTTCCCGACGCCACGACCGATGAGGTGCAGGGGGCCCGAGGCGCCACGATCGACGGCATCCCGGTGCACGCGGTCCGGGCCCGGGGCCTGGTCGCGCACCAGGAGGTGCTGTTCGGCGGGGCGGGGGAGACGCTCACGATCCGGCACGACTCGTTCGACCGGGTGTCGTTCATGCCGGGTCTACTGCTGGCGGTGCGACGCGTGGCCGACCGGCCGGGGTTGACCGTCGGACTCGATCCGCTGCTGGACGCCTGA
- a CDS encoding zf-TFIIB domain-containing protein codes for MICPKCQAPMRQYERAGVTIDQCSECRGIFLDRGELERLVDAEDKYRRGSHGSHGAPSAPPPAPGYPSSHGQPAYGQPGYGQPAYGQQAYPTHSSHAPGYGTHGSHGAYGHHGHRRHRGHRRNKSFFDDLFG; via the coding sequence ATGATCTGTCCGAAGTGCCAGGCACCGATGCGACAGTACGAACGAGCCGGCGTCACCATCGACCAGTGCAGCGAGTGCCGAGGGATCTTCCTCGACCGCGGTGAGCTGGAGCGGCTGGTCGACGCGGAAGACAAGTACCGCCGCGGGTCGCACGGGTCCCACGGGGCGCCCAGCGCGCCGCCGCCCGCGCCGGGGTACCCGTCGTCGCACGGGCAGCCCGCGTACGGGCAGCCCGGCTACGGCCAGCCCGCGTACGGCCAGCAGGCGTACCCGACCCACAGCTCGCACGCGCCGGGGTACGGGACCCACGGGTCCCACGGCGCGTACGGCCACCACGGTCACCGTCGCCACCGCGGGCACCGTCGGAACAAGTCCTTCTTCGACGACCTTTTTGGGTGA